Proteins encoded in a region of the Streptomyces sp. NBC_00310 genome:
- a CDS encoding glycosyltransferase family 4 protein, whose translation MTAEASQAGSRHDLAADGGRPLDIALLTYKGNPFCGGQGVYVRHLSRELARLGHRVEVIGSQPYPVLDDDAVPADGPGGITLTELPSLDLYRQPDPFRTPKRDEYRDWVDALEVATMWTGGFPEPLTFSLRARRHLRARRGEFDVVHDNQTLGYGLLGDVGAPLVTTIHHPITVDRQLELDAAEGWQRRMSVRRWYAFTRMQKRVARRLPSVLTVSGTSRQEIVDHLGVRDDRMHVVHIGADTDLFSPNPAVAQVPGRIVTTSSADVPLKGLVFLVEALAKVRTEHPTAHLVVVGKRPTEGPVAQAVERYGLEGAVDFVKGISDAELVDLVRSAEVACVPSLYEGFSLPAAEAMATGTPLVATTGGAIPEVAGPDGETCLAVPPGDPGALAAGLSRLLGDPALRRRLGRAGRERVLQRFTWARAAEGTVAHYREAIARAEGRPAADRTLPAHDAEAAHEAVDAVEEAVEANRETNRESRATC comes from the coding sequence GTGACCGCTGAGGCCAGTCAGGCGGGGTCTCGGCATGACCTCGCTGCGGACGGCGGGCGACCGCTCGACATCGCGCTCCTCACCTATAAAGGGAACCCGTTCTGCGGGGGACAGGGCGTCTACGTACGGCATCTCTCGCGCGAGCTGGCACGGCTCGGCCATCGGGTCGAGGTGATCGGCTCCCAGCCCTACCCGGTGCTCGACGACGACGCCGTCCCGGCCGACGGCCCGGGCGGGATCACGCTCACCGAACTGCCCAGCCTCGACCTCTACCGGCAGCCCGACCCCTTCCGCACCCCCAAGCGGGACGAGTACCGCGACTGGGTCGACGCCCTCGAAGTGGCGACGATGTGGACCGGCGGCTTCCCCGAGCCCCTGACCTTCTCCCTCCGCGCCCGCCGCCATCTGCGCGCCCGGCGCGGCGAGTTCGACGTCGTCCACGACAACCAGACCCTCGGCTACGGGCTGTTGGGGGACGTGGGCGCGCCCCTCGTCACCACCATCCACCACCCCATCACCGTCGACCGGCAGTTGGAGCTGGACGCGGCCGAGGGCTGGCAGCGACGGATGTCCGTACGCCGCTGGTACGCGTTCACCCGCATGCAGAAGCGGGTCGCGCGGCGACTGCCGTCCGTGCTCACCGTCTCCGGCACCTCCCGCCAGGAGATCGTCGACCACCTCGGCGTACGCGACGACCGTATGCACGTCGTGCACATCGGCGCCGACACCGACCTCTTCTCGCCGAATCCGGCCGTGGCCCAGGTGCCGGGCCGGATCGTCACCACCTCCAGCGCCGACGTGCCGCTCAAGGGGCTCGTCTTCCTCGTCGAGGCGCTCGCCAAGGTGCGCACCGAGCACCCCACCGCCCACCTGGTCGTCGTCGGCAAGCGGCCCACCGAGGGCCCGGTCGCCCAGGCCGTCGAGCGGTACGGCCTCGAAGGCGCCGTCGACTTCGTCAAGGGCATCTCGGACGCCGAACTGGTCGACCTGGTCCGCTCGGCCGAGGTCGCCTGCGTCCCCTCGCTGTACGAGGGGTTCTCGCTGCCCGCCGCCGAGGCCATGGCCACCGGTACGCCGCTGGTCGCCACGACCGGCGGGGCCATACCGGAGGTCGCCGGACCCGACGGCGAGACCTGCCTCGCGGTGCCCCCGGGCGACCCGGGCGCCCTGGCCGCCGGGCTCAGCCGGCTCCTCGGTGACCCCGCACTCCGGCGGCGGCTCGGCCGCGCGGGACGCGAGCGGGTGCTCCAGCGGTTCACCTGGGCCCGGGCCGCCGAGGGCACGGTGGCCCACTACCGCGAGGCGATCGCCCGCGCCGAAGGGCGCCCGGCGGCCGACCGGACCCTTCCAGCCCATGACGCCGAAGCGGCCCACGAGGCTGTCGACGCCGTCGAAGAAGCAGTTGAAGCAAACCGCGAAACCAACCGCGAAAGCAGGGCCACGTGCTGA
- a CDS encoding TetR family transcriptional regulator: MPAEVKVEASTARADSPPLTERQEARRRRILHASAQLASRGGFDAVQMREVAESSQVALGTLYRYFPSKIHLLVATMQDQLEHMHGTLRKKPPTGETAAERVAETLMRAFRALQREPHLADAMVRALTFADRSVSPEVDQVSHQTTAIILDAMGLENPTAEQLSAVRVIEHTWHSALITWLSGRASIAQVKIDIETVCRLIDLTTPDRQAI, from the coding sequence ATGCCTGCGGAAGTCAAGGTGGAAGCCAGCACCGCGCGGGCGGACTCACCGCCCCTCACGGAGCGGCAGGAGGCCCGTCGGCGCCGCATCCTGCACGCGAGCGCCCAGCTGGCCAGCAGGGGCGGTTTCGACGCCGTACAGATGCGTGAGGTCGCCGAGTCCTCGCAGGTCGCCCTCGGCACGCTCTACCGCTACTTCCCCTCCAAGATCCACCTGCTGGTCGCCACCATGCAGGACCAGCTGGAGCACATGCACGGCACGCTCCGCAAGAAGCCCCCGACCGGGGAGACGGCCGCCGAGCGCGTGGCCGAGACCCTGATGCGCGCCTTCCGCGCCCTCCAGCGCGAGCCCCACCTCGCCGACGCCATGGTCCGCGCGCTCACCTTCGCCGACCGCAGTGTCAGCCCCGAGGTCGACCAGGTCTCCCACCAGACCACCGCGATCATCCTCGACGCCATGGGTCTGGAGAACCCGACCGCGGAGCAGCTGTCGGCGGTCCGCGTCATCGAGCACACCTGGCACTCGGCCCTGATCACCTGGCTCTCCGGCCGCGCCTCGATCGCCCAGGTGAAGATCGACATCGAGACGGTGTGCCGGCTGATCGACCTGACGACTCCGGACCGGCAAGCGATCTGA